CACAGCAAATAAAATCAGCAGCGGCCTCAGATGAGCTCTTTAATTTGGCAGATGATGAAGCACAGCAATACAATGTATCGTCTAACCATCCCGAGAGAGTTGCGATGATGAAAGCTAGGATTTTGGAAATCGAGCAATCTGCATCGACGCGATGAAAGCAACTGAACTGCTTCGGTGAAGTCGTTCCTCAGGCAAAATACTCCACGCATTATAAATCGTTATTTACCCTCAGCGCTAATAAAATGAATACCTCAGAAAATACACATAAGACTGGTTTTATTATTCTCATTTCCGTGGTGGCCACCATCGGCGGATTTCTTTTTGGATTCGATTCGGGGGTCATTAACGGCACCGTGGATGGACTCAAGACGGCGTTCGAATCCGATAGTGTGGCGACGGGGTTCAATGTCGCCTCGATGCTTCTGGGCTGTGCGGCCGGCGCCTTCCTCGCCGGCTCGCTGGCAGATAAGTTTGGGCGTCGTAGTATTTTAATTGTGGCCTCGGTTTTCTTCGCAGTTAGCGCGTGGGGGTCGGGCATCTCGATGTCGTCCGGCGAGTTTATTATCTATCGCGTCCTAGGCGGACTGGCCGTGGGGGCCGCTTCGGTGTTGGCGCCTGCATATATTAGTGAAGTGGCTCCCGCGAAATGGCGCGGTGCCTTGTCCTCCATTCAGCAAGTTGCGATCATTTCTGGGCTGTTCTTCGCCTTTCTGAGCAACTATCTCATCGCCAAGTCGGCGGGTAGTTCGTTGGAGGTATTTGCGATGGGCTATGAAGCATGGCGCTGGATGTTTTGGGTCGAGCTTGTGCCTGCGATTACGTTCTTAGTCGCCTTGTTGTTGATCCCCGAGAGTCCGCGTTATTTAGTGGCTAAGGGGGATCGCGAGAAGGCGGTGAAGGTGCTGCGCAAGCTGATGGGGGAACGTGCCGAGGCGAAGTATGATGAGATTCGCGATTCGCTGTCGGGGGATCACCATCGTCCCAGCCTCAAGGATTTAATCGGCCCGCAAGGGATTCGTCCGATCGTTTTGGTTGGCATCGGTTTGGCGGTATTTCAGCAATTGGTGGGGATTAACGTGGTGTTTTATTACGGTTCGGTGCTGTGGCAGTCGGCTGGCTTTAACGAGGGTGATGCGCTCTTAATCAACGTAATCAGCGGTGCCGTCAGTATCGGTGCCTGTGTGGCCGCGATGGTCGCGATCGATCGAGTCGGGAGGAAACCGATGCTGGTGATCGGTTCGGTCGGGATGTTTGTGACTTTGGCTATCATGGCCGCGATCTTCGGCATGGCAGGGGTCGACGAAGCGGGCAATCTCCAACTGGAGGGCAGCGCGGGCCCGTGCGCGCTTGGAGCAGCGCTGCTCTATGTGATCTTTTTTAACTTCTCATGGGGCCCCGTGATGTGGGTGATGCTTGGGGAAATGTTTCCCAACCAGATCCGCGGTGCTGGCTTGGCCGTCAGTGGATTTGCTCAATGGACTGCGAACTTCGGTATCACGATGACTTTCCCCATGATGCTGGCAGGTGTTGGCCTCGGTGGCGCTTATGCCGTCTATGCCGTTTGCGCATTCATCTCGATCTTCTTCATCCTGAAGTTCGTGCATGAAACCAAGGGTAAGGAGTTGGAACAAATGGAAGGCTAAATTGCGCGTTGCCGATGAAACGTCAGATTGATCACGTATGCAACGTGACACCGTCATCGCTGAGACTCCAGCTAGCTTGGCGACTTCTATAAGAGTAGTGTGACTTTGCATGGTAGAATGAAGATCAACTTTGAGTGGGTTGATTCATTGGCATTCTGACTCGCTGAGGCTTGACATCAAATTTTAATAATCAGATGAAGTGCTTTTTTATTAAGTTGAAACTCGGTCTTAATGAATTCGCCCACCAGCGAGTGCTATCGTCTTTATAGGCGAGCAATCCGTATAGCGCTAATGGGTTCCAGTTCGTTCCCAAGACGGCATCCAAAAGTTGAACAAGCCACCTCCGAGTGAGGAGTCAATTGAATTGACGAATATACTTGTTATTATAACAGTCAATTTTCATCATCATTTACTGTTATATGGCTAAACAACCACGCGCTCGAACCTTACAAGATATCGGTGACATCACCGGTGTCAGTGCCATGACGGTTTCACGTGTTTTACGTGGCTCTGGTCGTGTCAAGGCGGATACTCGCGATCGTATTTTGAAGATTGCCGCGGAGTTTGGCAAAGAACCGATAGGCCCTTTGAGTAATGGATCCAGTGGCATTGCGGAGACTAGCGATTTGCGTCTGCTGGTACTTGTTACAGCGGTTGAAAAAGCATCGATGGAAACGGGAGAGTCTTTTGGGGGCGAAGTTGCTGGTGCTTTAACAGGACGACTCGAGCAAAATGGAGGGCAATTGGATTACCTTTGTCCAAAGGATTTGAATGAGGTGGAAGAGTTTGTCGCGCGCCGTCGTGTGCATGGAGTCGTGCTGCGTACTTTAATCCCGAATCATTGGTTAGAATCGCTGGAAACTCGTTGTGCGGTGATTTATGCAGCCAGTCATGATTTTCAGTCAAAAGTCGATGCAGTTTACTCGAATGAGAACCGTTCCGCGGCTCAAATCTATCAAAAGCTGCAAAGTTTAGATCATCGGCACATCATGTGGTGCGGTTTGATTGATCGTCACCAACCGGGGGATCTTAGGTTGTTTGAATCATTAGATAGTGAGTATGCTACGGAGCGATTTGCCTCTTCAGTCCATGGGGTGCGGCATGCCGCTTGGGCAAATTTAGTTTACTGTCAGACTAAAGAGCAGGGGATGTGCCATAAATTTATTGTCCTGGAGCGTGACTGGAACAAGTGCTCCTTGGATGATATGGCCAATCAGTTTCTCGATAAGTTTTTTAAGTTGAAGCAAAGACCGACTGCGCTTGTTGTCGATTGCGATCCTCTGGCTGAGGCCATGGAGCGGCTGCTTAATGACAGGGGTGTATCAGTGCCTCAGGATGTTTCAATTGTTTCCTATGGGGGAAGCAAGGGGGCGTTGAGCGGGAAATTTGCTTCGATTGATTTACCGATGGCAGAGATTGCTGGATGTATTCCTGAGTTAATTCGTCGCCGTTTGAGCGCGCCGCACGCCCCCGCCGTGAGTATGCAGTTTGAAGCGGTTTTATTGGATGGGGCGTCTTTGGGCCCAGCGCCAAACTGATTGATAGGATGTCTCGTTATGGTGGCTTAAAGATCGAGTAATTCCACTTGATCGATATAGAGCACTGTGTCGGGTTTGACGATCGCTCCGTATCCTTTATTGGCAAAGCTAAACGAGTCGATTTGGTGCCAGCCGATAGGGGATCTCGCGGCGCTGAATTCGGGGTAAGACAGAGGAACTATGAAGTGCTTCCAGCCTGTCCAGTCGATGTCTATTCGTGTGTTGTAGTAGTCGCTACCAGTTGATGCGGTATTCTCAGAAGGAACAATTATCACTACTCTGGCGTTATTTGCGACTTCGGAATACATCCAGAAGCTCAAAGTGTTAAAGCTACTCCAGTCGTTTGTTGGTAATGTGCTTAGCTTAAAGAAATTGTAAGCATCTAAATGCGCGTTCTGCCACTTCGCGGCTACGTTTCCAATGACTGAGTA
The nucleotide sequence above comes from Coraliomargarita algicola. Encoded proteins:
- a CDS encoding LacI family DNA-binding transcriptional regulator — its product is MAKQPRARTLQDIGDITGVSAMTVSRVLRGSGRVKADTRDRILKIAAEFGKEPIGPLSNGSSGIAETSDLRLLVLVTAVEKASMETGESFGGEVAGALTGRLEQNGGQLDYLCPKDLNEVEEFVARRRVHGVVLRTLIPNHWLESLETRCAVIYAASHDFQSKVDAVYSNENRSAAQIYQKLQSLDHRHIMWCGLIDRHQPGDLRLFESLDSEYATERFASSVHGVRHAAWANLVYCQTKEQGMCHKFIVLERDWNKCSLDDMANQFLDKFFKLKQRPTALVVDCDPLAEAMERLLNDRGVSVPQDVSIVSYGGSKGALSGKFASIDLPMAEIAGCIPELIRRRLSAPHAPAVSMQFEAVLLDGASLGPAPN
- a CDS encoding sugar porter family MFS transporter, giving the protein MNTSENTHKTGFIILISVVATIGGFLFGFDSGVINGTVDGLKTAFESDSVATGFNVASMLLGCAAGAFLAGSLADKFGRRSILIVASVFFAVSAWGSGISMSSGEFIIYRVLGGLAVGAASVLAPAYISEVAPAKWRGALSSIQQVAIISGLFFAFLSNYLIAKSAGSSLEVFAMGYEAWRWMFWVELVPAITFLVALLLIPESPRYLVAKGDREKAVKVLRKLMGERAEAKYDEIRDSLSGDHHRPSLKDLIGPQGIRPIVLVGIGLAVFQQLVGINVVFYYGSVLWQSAGFNEGDALLINVISGAVSIGACVAAMVAIDRVGRKPMLVIGSVGMFVTLAIMAAIFGMAGVDEAGNLQLEGSAGPCALGAALLYVIFFNFSWGPVMWVMLGEMFPNQIRGAGLAVSGFAQWTANFGITMTFPMMLAGVGLGGAYAVYAVCAFISIFFILKFVHETKGKELEQMEG